In the genome of Candidatus Palauibacter australiensis, the window CGTTGAGCGACAGCACCATCACGAGAGATAGAACGACGATGACGAGCGGCGTCTCGCGCACGATGACCCGGCGGTGGACCTCGATCGGCCGAATCAGGGCGCCGACGCCCACGATCAAGCCTACGTTCGCGGCCGTGGAACCCATGATGTTGCCAACGGCGACGTCCGCGTCGCCCTCCAGCGACGCAAGTGCGCTGACGACCAATTCCGGGGCCGAGGTACCGAAGGCGACCACGGTCAGGCCGACGACGAGCGGGCTGACTCCGAATCTCTGCGCGAGGCCGGCGGCGCCGCGAACGAGCCAGTCCGCGCCGAGCGTCAGGGGCAGGAACGCGAAGGCGAAGAGGAGCGTGTTCCTCATCCGCGATTACGGGATTCCGTCAAACGGATCGCCCGCACGGCACGGCGCGACCCCCGCGGTCGGGAGGCCGGGCGGGCGGAAGCCCCGCTTCAGCTGGGCCCGGCCGCCCGCTGACGCTTCTGCGGCTGGATCGAGGGGGCCGCGCCCTTGCGCGGAGAAGCGGTCGGCTTCTCGTCCGCTGTCTTCGTCGTCATATGGAGACGACCCTCGATCTGGCCGCCCTCTTCGAGCTTCACCCGGCGGCTCCGGATGTCGCCCTCGATTCTGCAGGTTTCCTGCAGTTCCACGCGACTGGCTCCGACAACGGTCCCCACC includes:
- a CDS encoding polymer-forming cytoskeletal protein — protein: VGTVVGASRVELQETCRIEGDIRSRRVKLEEGGQIEGRLHMTTKTADEKPTASPRKGAAPSIQPQKRQRAAGPS